From Molothrus ater isolate BHLD 08-10-18 breed brown headed cowbird chromosome 8, BPBGC_Mater_1.1, whole genome shotgun sequence, a single genomic window includes:
- the RHOBTB1 gene encoding rho-related BTB domain-containing protein 1 isoform X1, producing MDIDMDYERPNVETIKCVVVGDNAVGKTRLICARACNTTLTQYQLLATHVPTVWAIDQYRVCQEVLERSRDVVDEVSVSLRLWDTFGDHHKDRRFAYGRSDVVVLCFSIANPNSLNHVKTMWYQEIKHFCPRTPVILVGCQLDLRYADLEAVNRARRPLARPIKRGDILPPERGREVAKELGIPYYETSVFDQFGIKDVFDNAIRAALISRRHLQFWKSHLKKVQKPLLQAPFLPPKAPPPVIKIPECPTPSMNEAGYLLDSPLCADVMFVLQEQDCIFAHKIYLATSSSKFYDLFLMECEESPYLDETQCNKENTNKDVLTSHLETNSDSDEASLKSLVKIPPPESSESLNMLEPESGETNSAARSLSCWGKGFVSVHKEMQVNPVSKRTCPVTVVKMDSSVQAAPFKTVLQFLYTGQLDENEKDLTRLAQIAEILEVFDLRMMVENIMNKEAFMNQEITKAFHVRKANRIKECLCKGTFSDVTFKLDDGSIKAHKPLLICSCEWMSAMFGGSFIESSNSEVALPNINKTSMQAVLDYLYTKQLSSSQELDTLELIALANRFCLPHLIALAEQHAVQELTKASMSGVAIDGEVLSYLELAQFHNANQLAAWCLHYICTNYNSVCSKFRKEIKAKSSDNQEYFERHRWPPVWYLKEEDHYQRVKKEREKEDVALNKHHSKRKWCFWNSSAVVA from the exons ATGGACATTGACATGGACTACGAAAGACCCAACGTTGAAACTATCAAGTGTGTGGTGGTTGGAGATAATGCAGTGGGAAAGACTCGTCTGatctgtgccagagcctgcaACACAACCTTGACTCAGTATCAGCTGCTGGCAACGCACGTCCCGACTGTCTGGGCCATTGATCAGTACCGTGTCTGCCAGGAG GTCCTTGAACGCTCAAGAGATGTTGTGGATGAAGTGAGTGTTTCTCTCAGGCTGTGGGATACTTTTGGGGACCACCACAAAGACAGGCGCTTTGCTTATGGAAG GTCTGATGTTGTTGTTCTGTGCTTTTCAATTGCTAATCCTAATTCCCTGAATCATGTGAAAACAATGTGGTATCAAGAAATCAAGCACTTCTGTCCTCGCACACCTGTCATCCTGgtgggctgccagctggatCTCCGCTATGCCGACCTCGAGGCTGTTAACAGAGCCAGACGGCCTCTGGCAAG GCCAATAAAAAGGGGAGACATTTTGCCAccagagagaggcagagaggtTGCCAAGGAACTCGGGATACCCTACTATGAAACCAGTGTATTTGACCAGTTTGGAATTAAAGATGTGTTTGACAATGCAATTAGAGCTGCCCTGATCTCCAGAAGACACCTACAATTCTGGAAATCTCATTTGAAGAAGGTCCAAAAACCTTTGCTTCAGGCTCCATTCCTACCTCCAAAAGCCCCTCCTCCAGTTATCAAAATTCCTGAGTGTCCCACACCGAGCATGAATGAAGCTGGATATTTATTGGACAGCCCACTGTGTGCAGATGTCATGTTTGTTCTTCAGGAGCAGGACTGCATTTTTGCTCACAAGATTTACCTAGCTACCTCCTCTTCAAAGTTTTACGACCTTTTCTTAATGGAATGTGAGGAAAGTCCATACTTGGATGAAACACAGtgtaataaagaaaatacaaataaggATGTTCTGACGAGTCACCTTGAGACAAACAGTGACAGTGATGAGGCATCCTTGAAATCTCTTGTTAAAATTCCCCCACCAGAAAGCAGTGAGTCTTTAAACATGCTAGAACCTGAATCTGGTGAAACAAACTCTGCAGCAAGatctctgtcctgctggggtAAGGGGTTTGTTAGTGTGCACAAGGAAATGCAAGTGAATCCTGTCTCAAAGAGGACGTGTCCTGTAACTGTGGTAAAAATGGATTCCTCTGTGCAAGCTGCAccttttaaaactgttttgcaGTTTTTATACACAGGCCAACtggatgaaaatgaaaaagaccTCACCAGACTGGCTCAGATTGCTGAAATCTTGGAAGTCTTTGACTTGCGAATGATGGTGGAGAATATTATGAATAAAGAAGCCTTCATGAATCAAGAGATTACTAAAGCATTTCATGTCAGAAAAGCTAATCGGATAAAAGAGTGCCTTTGCAAAGGGACATTTTCTG ATGTGACATTTAAATTGGATGATGGAAGCATCAAGGCCCACAAGCCACTGCTGATCTGCAGCTGTGAGTGGATGTCTGCTATGTTTGGAGGATCATTTATTGAAAGCTCCAACAGTGAG GTAGCTCTGCCCAACATTAACAAGACCTCCATGCAAGCAGTTTTAGATTATTTGTATACCAAGCAACTGTCCTCCAGTCAGGAACTGGACACCCTTGAGTTAATTGCATTGGCAAATAGGTTTTGCCTTCCTCACCTGATTGCTCTAGCAG AGCAGCATGCAGTACAAGAGCTGACAAAGGCCTCCATGAGCGGCGTTGCAATAGATGGAGAAGTCCTCTCCTATTTGGAACTGGCACAG tttCACAATGCTAACCAGCTGGCAGCTTGGTGCTTGCACTACATCTGCACCAATTACAACAGCGTTTGCTCCAAGTTCCGCAAGGAAATCAAAGCTAAATCTTCAG aTAATCAAGAATATTTTGAGAGGCATCGGTGGCCGCCTGTATGGTATTTAAAGGAAGAAGATCACTACCAGCGAGttaaaaaggagagagaaaaggaagatgttGCACTGAACAAACATCATTCAAAGCGGAAGTGGTGCTTCTGGAATTCCTCTGCTGTAGTTGCCTGA
- the RHOBTB1 gene encoding rho-related BTB domain-containing protein 1 isoform X2 → MWYQEIKHFCPRTPVILVGCQLDLRYADLEAVNRARRPLARPIKRGDILPPERGREVAKELGIPYYETSVFDQFGIKDVFDNAIRAALISRRHLQFWKSHLKKVQKPLLQAPFLPPKAPPPVIKIPECPTPSMNEAGYLLDSPLCADVMFVLQEQDCIFAHKIYLATSSSKFYDLFLMECEESPYLDETQCNKENTNKDVLTSHLETNSDSDEASLKSLVKIPPPESSESLNMLEPESGETNSAARSLSCWGKGFVSVHKEMQVNPVSKRTCPVTVVKMDSSVQAAPFKTVLQFLYTGQLDENEKDLTRLAQIAEILEVFDLRMMVENIMNKEAFMNQEITKAFHVRKANRIKECLCKGTFSDVTFKLDDGSIKAHKPLLICSCEWMSAMFGGSFIESSNSEVALPNINKTSMQAVLDYLYTKQLSSSQELDTLELIALANRFCLPHLIALAEQHAVQELTKASMSGVAIDGEVLSYLELAQFHNANQLAAWCLHYICTNYNSVCSKFRKEIKAKSSDNQEYFERHRWPPVWYLKEEDHYQRVKKEREKEDVALNKHHSKRKWCFWNSSAVVA, encoded by the exons ATGTGGTATCAAGAAATCAAGCACTTCTGTCCTCGCACACCTGTCATCCTGgtgggctgccagctggatCTCCGCTATGCCGACCTCGAGGCTGTTAACAGAGCCAGACGGCCTCTGGCAAG GCCAATAAAAAGGGGAGACATTTTGCCAccagagagaggcagagaggtTGCCAAGGAACTCGGGATACCCTACTATGAAACCAGTGTATTTGACCAGTTTGGAATTAAAGATGTGTTTGACAATGCAATTAGAGCTGCCCTGATCTCCAGAAGACACCTACAATTCTGGAAATCTCATTTGAAGAAGGTCCAAAAACCTTTGCTTCAGGCTCCATTCCTACCTCCAAAAGCCCCTCCTCCAGTTATCAAAATTCCTGAGTGTCCCACACCGAGCATGAATGAAGCTGGATATTTATTGGACAGCCCACTGTGTGCAGATGTCATGTTTGTTCTTCAGGAGCAGGACTGCATTTTTGCTCACAAGATTTACCTAGCTACCTCCTCTTCAAAGTTTTACGACCTTTTCTTAATGGAATGTGAGGAAAGTCCATACTTGGATGAAACACAGtgtaataaagaaaatacaaataaggATGTTCTGACGAGTCACCTTGAGACAAACAGTGACAGTGATGAGGCATCCTTGAAATCTCTTGTTAAAATTCCCCCACCAGAAAGCAGTGAGTCTTTAAACATGCTAGAACCTGAATCTGGTGAAACAAACTCTGCAGCAAGatctctgtcctgctggggtAAGGGGTTTGTTAGTGTGCACAAGGAAATGCAAGTGAATCCTGTCTCAAAGAGGACGTGTCCTGTAACTGTGGTAAAAATGGATTCCTCTGTGCAAGCTGCAccttttaaaactgttttgcaGTTTTTATACACAGGCCAACtggatgaaaatgaaaaagaccTCACCAGACTGGCTCAGATTGCTGAAATCTTGGAAGTCTTTGACTTGCGAATGATGGTGGAGAATATTATGAATAAAGAAGCCTTCATGAATCAAGAGATTACTAAAGCATTTCATGTCAGAAAAGCTAATCGGATAAAAGAGTGCCTTTGCAAAGGGACATTTTCTG ATGTGACATTTAAATTGGATGATGGAAGCATCAAGGCCCACAAGCCACTGCTGATCTGCAGCTGTGAGTGGATGTCTGCTATGTTTGGAGGATCATTTATTGAAAGCTCCAACAGTGAG GTAGCTCTGCCCAACATTAACAAGACCTCCATGCAAGCAGTTTTAGATTATTTGTATACCAAGCAACTGTCCTCCAGTCAGGAACTGGACACCCTTGAGTTAATTGCATTGGCAAATAGGTTTTGCCTTCCTCACCTGATTGCTCTAGCAG AGCAGCATGCAGTACAAGAGCTGACAAAGGCCTCCATGAGCGGCGTTGCAATAGATGGAGAAGTCCTCTCCTATTTGGAACTGGCACAG tttCACAATGCTAACCAGCTGGCAGCTTGGTGCTTGCACTACATCTGCACCAATTACAACAGCGTTTGCTCCAAGTTCCGCAAGGAAATCAAAGCTAAATCTTCAG aTAATCAAGAATATTTTGAGAGGCATCGGTGGCCGCCTGTATGGTATTTAAAGGAAGAAGATCACTACCAGCGAGttaaaaaggagagagaaaaggaagatgttGCACTGAACAAACATCATTCAAAGCGGAAGTGGTGCTTCTGGAATTCCTCTGCTGTAGTTGCCTGA